The proteins below are encoded in one region of Pseudomonas putida NBRC 14164:
- a CDS encoding AI-2E family transporter, whose product MVNNDRLLVQILLLALLGAGLWVMAPFISALLWGAILAFASWPLMRLLTRVLGGRETLAASLLTTAWILIVALPLVWLGFNLADHIRDATAFVRDVQVDGLPDAPAWLGGIPFVGERLVNGWQSLDQQGAALLASAKPYFGQVGNWLLARSAQIGSGVLELTLSLVFVFFFYRDGPRLAAFVLRLLHRLMGERAEYYLELVAGTVQRVVNGVIGTAAAQALLALIGFLIAGVPGAIVLGLVTFMLSLIPMGPPLAWIPATAWLVWKGEYGMAVFLGIWGTFVISGVDNVLKPYLISRGGNLPLVIVLLGVFGGLLAFGFIGLFIGPTLLAVGYSLLLDWSRNAAQQPPQQ is encoded by the coding sequence ATGGTTAACAATGATCGCCTGCTGGTCCAGATTCTGCTGCTGGCGTTACTGGGCGCCGGCCTGTGGGTGATGGCACCGTTCATTTCGGCATTGCTGTGGGGGGCCATCCTGGCCTTTGCCAGTTGGCCGTTGATGCGCTTGCTGACCCGTGTGCTGGGCGGGCGTGAAACCCTCGCGGCAAGCCTGCTGACCACGGCCTGGATCCTGATCGTGGCACTGCCGCTGGTGTGGCTGGGGTTCAACCTGGCCGATCACATTCGCGATGCCACGGCGTTTGTACGTGACGTGCAGGTCGATGGCCTTCCCGATGCGCCGGCCTGGCTGGGTGGCATTCCATTCGTGGGCGAGCGCCTGGTCAACGGGTGGCAATCGCTGGACCAGCAAGGCGCGGCCTTGCTGGCCTCGGCCAAGCCCTACTTCGGGCAGGTGGGCAACTGGTTGCTGGCGCGCAGTGCGCAGATCGGCAGCGGTGTGCTGGAACTGACCCTGAGCCTGGTGTTCGTGTTCTTCTTCTACCGCGACGGGCCGCGTCTGGCAGCCTTCGTGTTGCGCTTGCTGCACCGGCTGATGGGCGAGCGCGCCGAGTATTACCTGGAGCTGGTAGCCGGTACCGTGCAGCGGGTGGTCAACGGGGTGATCGGCACGGCGGCGGCGCAGGCGCTGCTGGCGCTGATCGGCTTCCTGATTGCCGGGGTGCCCGGGGCGATCGTGCTGGGCCTGGTGACCTTCATGCTCAGCCTGATCCCCATGGGCCCGCCACTGGCCTGGATCCCGGCCACTGCCTGGCTGGTGTGGAAGGGCGAATACGGCATGGCGGTGTTCCTGGGTATCTGGGGCACCTTCGTCATCAGCGGCGTGGACAACGTGCTCAAGCCGTACCTGATCAGCCGTGGCGGCAACCTGCCACTGGTGATCGTGCTGCTGGGTGTATTCGGTGGCTTGCTTGCGTTTGGCTTCATTGGCCTGTTCATTGGGCCGACCTTGCTGGCGGTCGGTTACAGCCTGCTGCTGGACTGGAGCCGTAACGCCGCACAGCAGCCGCCACAGCAATAA
- the kdpF gene encoding K(+)-transporting ATPase subunit F has product MNMLDGLSLLLAVALAFYLLVALLRADRS; this is encoded by the coding sequence ATGAACATGCTCGACGGGCTGTCACTGCTGCTGGCAGTGGCCTTGGCGTTTTATCTGCTGGTGGCGCTGCTGCGCGCCGATCGCAGCTAG
- the kdpA gene encoding potassium-transporting ATPase subunit KdpA, which produces MHSYDFALLLAFFAIVLLPAPWLGRFYFKVMEGQRTWLSPLLGPVEQACYRLAGVNDSQEQNWRQYTLALLAFNLVGFLLLFAVLLLQGYLPLNPQHLPGQEWSLAFNTAVSFVTNTNWQAYSGEASVSYLSQMLGLTVQNFVSAATGLAVLVALCRGIARRSTSTLGNFWVDMTRATLYCLLPLCLLLALLLVWQGVPQTFADYAHALTLQGADQTIPLGPAASQIAIKQLGTNGGGFFGVNSAHPFENPTAWSNLFEVASIILIPVALVFTFGHYVKDLRQSRAILACMLALFLIGGSTALWSEHQPNPALQNPQVQQTGPLEGKESRFGTTGSVLWTVTTTAASNGSVNAMHDSLNPLTGMVAMVNMMVGEVIFGGVGAGLYGMLLFVLIAVFLAGLMIGRTPEYLGKKLQAREVQLLVATLLVMPVGVLVLGAIAASLPGPAGAVTNPGAHGFSQLLYAYTSGTANNGSAFAGFGANTVYHNLMIGLAMLIGRFGYILPILALAGSLAAKKSAPQGQNSFPTHGPLFTGLLLVTILLVGGLTFLPTLALGPIAEHLSLGF; this is translated from the coding sequence ATGCACAGTTACGATTTCGCCTTGCTCCTGGCGTTCTTTGCCATCGTGCTGCTACCGGCACCCTGGCTCGGGCGGTTCTACTTCAAGGTCATGGAAGGCCAGCGCACCTGGCTGTCGCCACTACTCGGCCCGGTCGAGCAAGCTTGCTACCGGCTGGCGGGGGTGAACGACAGCCAGGAGCAGAACTGGCGGCAGTACACCCTGGCCCTGCTGGCCTTCAACCTGGTCGGGTTCCTGCTGCTGTTCGCCGTGCTGCTATTGCAGGGCTACCTGCCGCTCAACCCGCAGCACCTGCCAGGCCAGGAATGGTCGCTGGCGTTCAATACCGCCGTCAGTTTCGTGACCAACACCAACTGGCAGGCCTACAGCGGTGAGGCCTCGGTCAGCTATTTGAGCCAGATGCTCGGCCTGACCGTGCAGAACTTTGTCAGTGCTGCCACCGGCCTGGCCGTGCTGGTTGCGCTGTGCCGTGGCATTGCCCGGCGCAGCACCTCGACGCTGGGCAACTTCTGGGTCGACATGACCCGTGCCACCCTCTACTGCTTGCTGCCGCTGTGCTTGCTGTTGGCGCTGTTGCTGGTATGGCAGGGCGTGCCGCAGACCTTTGCCGACTATGCCCATGCGCTGACCTTGCAAGGTGCTGACCAGACCATTCCACTGGGGCCGGCTGCCAGCCAGATCGCTATCAAGCAATTGGGTACCAATGGTGGCGGCTTCTTCGGCGTCAACTCGGCGCACCCGTTCGAAAACCCCACGGCCTGGAGCAACCTGTTCGAGGTGGCTTCGATCATCCTCATTCCGGTGGCCTTGGTGTTCACCTTCGGCCACTACGTGAAGGACCTGCGCCAGAGCCGCGCCATCCTCGCCTGCATGCTTGCCCTGTTCCTGATCGGTGGCAGCACGGCGTTGTGGTCCGAGCATCAACCCAACCCGGCCCTGCAGAACCCGCAGGTGCAGCAGACCGGCCCCCTGGAGGGCAAGGAAAGCCGCTTCGGCACCACCGGTTCGGTGCTGTGGACGGTCACTACCACCGCGGCCTCGAACGGCTCGGTCAACGCCATGCACGACAGCCTGAACCCGCTGACCGGCATGGTGGCGATGGTCAACATGATGGTCGGCGAGGTGATCTTCGGCGGCGTCGGGGCTGGCCTCTACGGCATGCTGTTGTTCGTCCTGATCGCGGTGTTCCTGGCCGGGCTGATGATTGGCCGCACCCCGGAATACCTGGGCAAGAAACTCCAGGCCCGTGAGGTGCAGTTGCTGGTGGCGACCCTGCTGGTGATGCCGGTGGGCGTGCTGGTGCTTGGCGCCATTGCTGCCAGCCTGCCAGGCCCGGCGGGGGCGGTCACCAACCCTGGGGCGCATGGTTTCAGCCAGCTGCTGTACGCCTATACCTCGGGCACGGCCAACAACGGCTCGGCGTTCGCCGGTTTTGGCGCCAACACGGTGTACCACAACCTGATGATCGGCCTGGCCATGCTCATCGGCCGCTTTGGCTACATCCTGCCGATCCTGGCCTTGGCCGGCAGCCTGGCGGCGAAGAAAAGCGCGCCACAGGGGCAGAACAGCTTCCCCACCCACGGCCCGCTGTTCACCGGCCTGCTGCTGGTGACCATTTTGCTGGTCGGTGGCCTGACCTTCCTGCCGACCCTGGCCCTTGGGCCAATCGCCGAACACCTGAGCCTGGGTTTTTGA
- the kdpB gene encoding potassium-transporting ATPase subunit KdpB: MNMPIPEVNTRHTAKDQTRFAALWRPALVQAFVKLDPRQLKRSPVMLVVALTAVLTTVLCFAPGNGVSTGVAVQIALWLWFTVLFANFAEALAEGRGKARADSLKAGSQGLTAQRRQRDGSYETVAASALRKDDVVRVVAGEMIPGDGEVLEGIAAVNEAAITGESAPVIRESGGDRSAVTGNTRLVSDWLLIRITSNPGESTLDRMIALVEGAKRQKTPNEIALDILLIGLTLIFLIVVVTLQPFAQFVGGSLPLIFLAALLVTLIPTTIGGLLSAIGIAGMDRLVRLNVIARSGRAVEAAGDVHTLMLDKTGTITFGNRRCSALHAAPGIAAKELGEGALLASLADDTAEGKSIVEYLRQLHDFVEPPAGQFEAVAFSAETRLSGIDYQQHRYRKGAVDAVLAFVGMQRLEMPPALAREVERIAQSGGTPLLVCIDKRLLGVIHLKDVVKPGIRERFAELRKLGIRTVMVTGDNPLTAAAIAAEAGVDDVLAEATPEKKLARIRQEQNDGRLVAMCGDGANDAPALAQADVGMAMNDGTQAAREAANMVDLDSDPTKLLDVVQVGKELLVTRGALTTFSIANDVAKYFAILPALFAAIYPQLGVLNLMHLASPQSAILSAIVFNALIIIVLIPLALRGVRVQAASAAHLLRRNLLIYGLGGILVPFAGIKLIDLLLNALNLV, encoded by the coding sequence ATGAACATGCCCATTCCTGAAGTGAATACCCGGCACACTGCCAAGGACCAGACCCGCTTCGCCGCGCTGTGGCGCCCGGCGCTGGTGCAGGCGTTCGTCAAGCTCGACCCGCGTCAGCTCAAACGCTCGCCGGTGATGCTGGTGGTGGCCCTGACCGCAGTGCTCACCACCGTGCTGTGCTTCGCCCCCGGTAATGGCGTGAGCACGGGTGTTGCCGTGCAAATCGCACTGTGGCTGTGGTTTACCGTGCTGTTCGCCAACTTCGCCGAAGCCCTCGCCGAGGGCCGTGGCAAGGCCCGCGCCGACAGCCTCAAGGCCGGTAGCCAAGGCCTGACCGCTCAGCGTCGCCAGCGTGATGGCAGTTACGAGACGGTTGCTGCCAGCGCGCTGCGCAAGGACGACGTGGTACGCGTGGTAGCCGGCGAGATGATCCCCGGCGACGGCGAGGTGCTTGAAGGTATCGCGGCGGTCAACGAGGCCGCCATTACCGGCGAGTCTGCACCCGTGATCCGCGAGTCCGGCGGCGACCGCTCGGCGGTCACCGGCAACACCCGGTTGGTCTCCGACTGGCTGCTGATCCGTATTACCAGCAACCCAGGCGAGTCGACCCTGGACCGCATGATTGCCCTGGTCGAAGGTGCCAAGCGACAGAAGACTCCCAACGAGATCGCCCTAGACATCCTGCTGATCGGCCTGACGCTGATCTTCCTGATCGTGGTGGTGACCTTGCAGCCGTTCGCCCAATTTGTGGGGGGCAGCCTGCCGCTGATCTTCCTGGCTGCGTTGCTGGTGACGCTGATCCCCACCACCATCGGCGGGCTGCTGTCGGCCATCGGCATCGCCGGCATGGACCGGCTGGTGCGGCTGAACGTCATTGCCCGCTCGGGCCGTGCAGTGGAAGCCGCCGGTGACGTGCATACGCTGATGCTCGACAAGACCGGTACGATCACCTTCGGCAACCGCCGCTGCAGCGCGCTGCATGCAGCACCGGGCATCGCTGCCAAGGAACTGGGGGAGGGCGCCTTGCTGGCCTCGCTGGCTGACGATACTGCCGAGGGCAAGTCGATTGTCGAGTACCTGCGCCAGTTGCACGACTTCGTCGAGCCTCCCGCCGGTCAGTTCGAAGCCGTGGCCTTCAGCGCCGAAACGCGCCTGTCGGGCATCGACTACCAGCAGCACCGCTACCGCAAGGGCGCGGTAGATGCAGTGCTGGCGTTCGTCGGCATGCAACGCCTGGAAATGCCCCCGGCGCTGGCCCGCGAAGTGGAACGTATTGCCCAGAGTGGCGGCACACCACTGCTGGTGTGTATCGACAAGCGCCTGCTTGGCGTGATCCACCTCAAGGACGTGGTCAAACCCGGCATCCGCGAGCGCTTCGCCGAACTGCGCAAGCTGGGCATCCGCACGGTGATGGTGACCGGCGACAACCCGTTGACTGCCGCTGCCATCGCCGCCGAAGCGGGCGTGGATGACGTACTGGCCGAGGCCACCCCCGAGAAGAAGCTGGCGCGCATTCGCCAGGAGCAGAACGACGGTCGCCTGGTGGCCATGTGCGGCGACGGCGCCAACGACGCCCCGGCACTGGCCCAGGCCGATGTGGGCATGGCCATGAACGACGGCACCCAGGCCGCGCGCGAGGCGGCCAACATGGTCGACCTGGACAGCGATCCGACCAAGCTGCTGGATGTAGTACAGGTCGGCAAGGAGTTGCTGGTGACCCGCGGTGCGTTGACCACGTTCTCTATTGCCAACGACGTGGCCAAGTACTTCGCCATCCTGCCAGCGCTGTTTGCGGCCATCTACCCGCAGCTGGGCGTACTCAACCTGATGCACCTGGCCAGCCCACAGAGCGCGATCCTGTCGGCCATCGTGTTCAACGCGCTGATCATCATCGTGCTGATCCCGCTGGCGTTGCGTGGCGTGCGGGTGCAGGCGGCCAGTGCGGCGCACCTGTTGCGGCGCAACCTGCTGATCTACGGCCTGGGCGGCATTCTGGTGCCATTTGCCGGGATCAAGCTGATCGACCTGCTGCTCAATGCCCTGAACCTGGTCTGA
- the kdpC gene encoding potassium-transporting ATPase subunit KdpC — protein MNAYVRPALSLALLMTLVTGALYPLAVTGIAQVVFPDQANGSLVRDDQGQVRGSALIAQEFKGDGWFHARPSAGAYATVASGASNLSPSNPALAERVKGEAAALYQVQQGPVPQALLTTSGSGLDPHLPPEAVAYQIPRVAAARKLPVERLQALQEEATLHPLIGPPVVNVLALNKALEKLAITK, from the coding sequence ATGAATGCTTATGTACGCCCGGCGTTGAGCCTGGCCCTGTTGATGACGCTGGTGACCGGCGCACTGTATCCGCTGGCAGTGACCGGCATCGCCCAGGTTGTTTTTCCGGACCAGGCCAATGGCAGCCTGGTGCGGGATGACCAGGGCCAGGTGCGCGGTTCGGCACTGATCGCCCAGGAATTCAAGGGTGATGGCTGGTTCCATGCACGGCCGTCGGCAGGCGCTTACGCCACGGTGGCCAGCGGTGCCAGCAACCTTTCGCCAAGCAATCCGGCGCTGGCCGAGCGGGTCAAGGGGGAGGCGGCTGCGCTGTATCAGGTGCAGCAGGGGCCGGTGCCGCAGGCGTTGCTGACCACCTCGGGCAGCGGCCTCGACCCACACCTGCCACCGGAGGCGGTTGCCTATCAGATCCCACGTGTGGCGGCGGCGCGGAAACTGCCGGTGGAGCGCTTGCAAGCCTTGCAGGAAGAGGCCACCCTCCACCCATTGATCGGCCCACCGGTGGTCAATGTACTGGCGTTGAACAAGGCCTTGGAAAAGCTCGCAATTACCAAATGA
- a CDS encoding sensor histidine kinase — MSDSARADALLANLPRTGRGRLKVFLGAAPGVGKTFAMLQAAHGQQRQGVQVLAGVVETHGRAETEALLAGLQQQPLLRSQYRGVTLEEMDLDGLLKAAPALALVDELAHTNAPGSRHAKRWQDVQELLAAGIDVYTTVNVQHLESLNDKVRDITGVQVRETLPDWVLQEAFELVLIDLPPRELLERLREGKVYVPEQARAAIDAYFSQTNLTALRELAMQTAAAQVDADLADGYRQRGQEAPALRGRLLVGVDGDDQAERLVRHASRVAQRRHLPWSLVHVDNGRLRDETARHRLQAAQQLAERLGGEVVLLRAGEVARTLIQHAAERRASLVLVGQSRDRLRRRLFGAGVAARLLRESHGLEINVLDRDMQPHAPRSAVRRVWVWRHYLLALLATVMAAGLAWAVSSVLALPNISLVFLAAVLLVAVRSSLGPALACAALSFLTYDFLFIPPNFSFSIQREEDVLTLVFFLLMAALTGNLAARQRRQLQALRETQAQTSQLLDLSRRLTVATDRQAVFNAAGQHLDGWQDMQVCLLERNAEGQLQVASGEAHAFSDTERAAADWAWQHGQAAGHGSDTLPNGRWWWWPLAVDEQPLALLGVRPRNGQPLNDPRRRLLTALGQPLAQALARARLAEQLEAARLHGETEQLRSALLASVSHDLRTPLTAMRGSIDSLLALGEAIPPEDRRELLEGTRNEAERLDRYIQNLLDMTRLGHGGLKLARDWVAPGDIVGSALNRLRVVLAPLRVHTDVPAELPLLFVHAALIEQALVNVLENAARFSPANGRLELQVAVHEDQLRFTVSDQGPGIPVADREKIFDMFYTAARGDRGGQGTGLGLAICQGMIGAHGGQILVGEGIDGQGTGITLCLPLPPQPEAESETP; from the coding sequence ATGAGTGATTCCGCCCGCGCAGATGCGCTGTTGGCTAACCTACCGCGCACCGGCCGGGGTCGGCTGAAGGTGTTCCTCGGCGCCGCCCCCGGCGTCGGCAAGACCTTCGCCATGCTCCAGGCCGCCCACGGCCAGCAACGTCAGGGTGTGCAGGTGCTGGCCGGGGTGGTGGAAACCCACGGCCGTGCTGAAACCGAAGCGCTGCTCGCCGGCCTTCAGCAGCAGCCGTTGCTGCGCAGCCAGTACCGTGGCGTCACCCTTGAGGAAATGGACCTCGACGGCCTGCTCAAGGCTGCGCCGGCCTTGGCTCTGGTCGACGAACTGGCCCACACCAACGCCCCCGGCAGCCGCCACGCCAAGCGCTGGCAGGACGTGCAGGAGCTGCTGGCCGCCGGCATCGACGTGTACACCACGGTCAACGTCCAGCACCTGGAAAGCCTCAACGACAAGGTGCGCGACATCACGGGGGTACAAGTGCGTGAAACCCTGCCGGACTGGGTGCTGCAGGAAGCCTTCGAACTGGTGCTGATCGACCTGCCCCCCCGTGAACTGCTCGAACGCCTGCGTGAAGGCAAGGTTTACGTGCCCGAGCAGGCGCGGGCGGCCATCGATGCTTACTTCTCGCAAACCAACCTCACCGCCTTGCGCGAACTGGCCATGCAAACTGCCGCCGCGCAGGTCGATGCCGACCTCGCCGACGGCTATCGCCAGCGTGGCCAAGAGGCCCCGGCCTTGCGCGGGCGGCTTCTGGTAGGCGTGGACGGCGACGACCAGGCCGAACGCCTGGTGCGCCATGCCAGCCGCGTGGCGCAACGCCGCCACCTGCCCTGGAGCCTGGTGCATGTGGACAACGGCCGCCTGCGCGACGAAACCGCGCGTCACCGTTTGCAGGCCGCGCAGCAGCTGGCCGAGCGCCTGGGCGGTGAGGTGGTGCTGCTAAGGGCTGGCGAAGTGGCGCGCACGTTGATCCAGCATGCCGCCGAACGGCGGGCCAGCCTGGTGCTGGTGGGGCAGTCCCGTGACCGCCTGCGTCGTCGCCTGTTCGGTGCCGGTGTGGCTGCGCGGCTGCTGCGCGAAAGCCATGGGCTGGAAATCAACGTGCTGGACCGCGACATGCAGCCGCACGCACCGCGGTCGGCGGTGCGGCGGGTGTGGGTGTGGCGCCACTACCTGCTGGCGCTGCTGGCCACGGTCATGGCGGCGGGGCTGGCCTGGGCGGTGTCGAGTGTGCTGGCGCTGCCCAACATCTCGCTGGTGTTTCTGGCTGCGGTGTTGCTGGTGGCGGTGCGCAGCAGCCTGGGGCCTGCGCTGGCGTGCGCCGCGTTATCGTTCCTGACTTACGATTTTCTGTTCATTCCACCCAATTTCTCGTTCAGCATCCAGCGCGAAGAAGACGTGCTGACCTTGGTGTTCTTCCTGCTGATGGCCGCGCTTACCGGCAACCTCGCCGCGCGCCAGCGCCGCCAGTTGCAGGCGCTGCGCGAAACCCAGGCGCAGACCAGCCAGTTGCTTGACCTGTCGCGCCGACTGACCGTGGCCACCGACCGCCAGGCCGTGTTCAATGCCGCCGGCCAGCATCTGGACGGCTGGCAAGACATGCAGGTGTGCCTGCTGGAGCGCAACGCTGAAGGCCAGCTGCAGGTGGCCAGCGGCGAAGCCCACGCCTTCAGCGACACCGAACGGGCTGCCGCCGATTGGGCCTGGCAGCACGGCCAGGCCGCTGGCCATGGCAGCGACACCTTGCCCAATGGCCGCTGGTGGTGGTGGCCGCTGGCGGTGGACGAACAGCCTTTGGCACTGCTGGGTGTGCGCCCGCGCAACGGGCAGCCGCTCAACGACCCACGCCGGCGTCTGCTGACGGCCTTGGGCCAGCCACTGGCTCAGGCCCTGGCCCGCGCCCGTCTGGCCGAGCAGTTGGAGGCTGCGCGCCTGCATGGCGAAACCGAGCAGCTGCGCAGCGCCTTGCTAGCGTCCGTCTCCCACGACCTGCGCACGCCGTTGACCGCCATGCGCGGCAGTATCGACAGCCTGCTGGCGTTGGGCGAAGCGATCCCGCCTGAAGACCGCCGCGAGCTGTTGGAGGGCACCCGCAACGAGGCCGAACGCCTCGACCGCTATATCCAGAACCTGCTGGACATGACCCGCCTGGGCCATGGTGGCCTCAAGCTTGCCCGCGACTGGGTAGCCCCGGGCGACATCGTTGGCAGTGCGCTGAACCGCCTGCGCGTCGTGCTGGCGCCGCTGCGGGTGCACACCGACGTACCGGCCGAGCTGCCGTTGCTGTTCGTGCATGCGGCGCTGATCGAACAGGCGCTGGTCAACGTGCTGGAAAACGCCGCACGCTTCTCCCCGGCCAATGGTCGGCTGGAGCTGCAAGTGGCCGTGCATGAAGACCAGTTGCGCTTTACCGTCAGCGATCAGGGCCCGGGCATTCCAGTCGCCGACCGCGAGAAGATTTTCGACATGTTCTATACCGCTGCCCGTGGTGACCGCGGCGGGCAGGGCACAGGCCTGGGCCTGGCAATCTGCCAGGGCATGATCGGCGCCCATGGCGGGCAGATTCTGGTGGGCGAAGGCATTGATGGCCAGGGCACCGGCATCACTTTATGCTTGCCGCTACCCCCTCAACCTGAAGCCGAAAGCGAAACCCCATGA
- a CDS encoding response regulator, protein MSQSATLLVIDDEPQIRKFLRISLASQGYKVLEAATGQEGLAQAALGRPDLVVLDLGLPDMDGQQVLRELREWSAVPVMVLSVRASEVQKVDALDGGANDYVTKPFGIQEFLARVRALLRQVPQAGGSEVAASFGPLTVDFAFRRVTLDGVEVALTRKEYALLALLAGHPGRVITQQQLLKDVWGPTHVENTHYLRIVVGHLRQKLGDDPTAPRFIITEAGVGYRLVAPIA, encoded by the coding sequence ATGAGCCAGTCCGCCACCCTGTTGGTCATCGACGATGAACCGCAGATCCGCAAGTTCCTGCGCATCAGCCTGGCCTCGCAGGGCTACAAGGTGCTCGAAGCCGCTACCGGCCAGGAAGGGCTGGCCCAGGCTGCACTGGGCAGGCCGGACCTGGTGGTGCTCGACCTGGGCCTGCCGGACATGGACGGCCAGCAGGTGCTGCGTGAACTGCGCGAATGGAGCGCGGTGCCGGTGATGGTGCTGTCGGTGCGCGCCAGTGAAGTGCAGAAGGTGGATGCGCTGGACGGCGGGGCCAATGACTACGTGACCAAGCCTTTTGGCATCCAGGAATTTCTGGCGCGGGTGCGGGCCTTGCTACGCCAGGTGCCACAGGCCGGGGGCTCGGAAGTGGCAGCCAGCTTTGGGCCACTGACCGTGGATTTTGCCTTTCGCCGGGTGACCCTGGACGGTGTGGAGGTGGCGTTGACGCGCAAGGAGTATGCCTTGCTGGCGCTATTGGCCGGGCACCCAGGGCGGGTGATTACCCAGCAGCAACTGCTCAAGGATGTCTGGGGGCCTACCCATGTAGAGAATACCCACTACCTTCGGATCGTGGTCGGGCATCTGCGGCAGAAGCTGGGCGATGACCCCACGGCGCCACGGTTCATCATCACCGAGGCAGGGGTGGGGTACAGATTGGTGGCGCCGATAGCCTGA
- a CDS encoding LysR family transcriptional regulator, whose amino-acid sequence MAFTSDSLAIFLAVLDAGSFSAAARKLGRVPSAVSMAIAQLEAELDLPLFDRATRKALPTSAALALEPQARQVICQLNLLDAQALQLHKGLEKRLTIAVAPELQTGRWSQPLETLAQEFPSLEIEVRSATQTEAIRLLHDGSVQLALVFERPGIDERESFLEAGSQLLVAVASPRHPAGQNSGTPLPEEAFAEQRQIIVASGKATGSDPRMVLSRRIWLTDSYLATLDLVQSGLGWAYLPQPLVEPLIASGALAEVRFDNMASRLRLWVDIIWIKSRPLGLGARRYLEVMRQLFEKEPPRA is encoded by the coding sequence ATGGCCTTTACCAGCGACTCCTTGGCAATTTTCCTCGCGGTGCTGGATGCCGGCTCGTTCTCCGCCGCCGCGCGCAAGCTGGGCCGCGTGCCTTCGGCCGTAAGCATGGCAATCGCCCAACTGGAAGCGGAGCTGGACCTGCCGCTGTTCGACCGGGCCACGCGCAAAGCCTTGCCCACCAGCGCCGCCCTGGCGCTTGAGCCCCAGGCCAGGCAGGTGATCTGCCAGCTCAACCTGCTGGATGCCCAGGCCCTGCAACTGCACAAGGGCCTGGAAAAACGCCTGACCATCGCCGTGGCGCCCGAGCTACAGACTGGCCGCTGGAGCCAGCCACTGGAAACCCTCGCCCAGGAATTTCCCAGCCTGGAAATCGAAGTGCGCTCCGCCACCCAGACCGAAGCCATTCGCCTGTTGCATGACGGCAGTGTGCAACTGGCACTGGTGTTCGAACGGCCCGGCATCGACGAACGTGAGTCGTTCCTCGAAGCCGGCAGCCAACTGCTGGTGGCCGTCGCCTCACCGCGCCATCCGGCCGGGCAGAACAGCGGCACGCCACTGCCTGAAGAGGCCTTTGCCGAACAACGGCAGATCATCGTGGCCTCGGGCAAGGCCACCGGGTCGGACCCGCGCATGGTGCTGTCGCGGCGCATCTGGCTGACCGACAGCTACCTGGCCACGCTGGACCTGGTGCAGTCCGGGCTGGGCTGGGCCTATCTGCCGCAGCCGCTGGTTGAACCGCTGATTGCTTCCGGTGCACTGGCCGAGGTGCGCTTTGACAACATGGCCAGCCGCCTGCGCCTGTGGGTGGACATCATCTGGATCAAATCGCGCCCGTTGGGCCTGGGCGCTCGACGCTACCTGGAGGTAATGCGCCAGCTGTTCGAGAAGGAGCCACCCAGGGCGTGA